The Parvibaculum sp. DNA segment GCGCCGAGATGCAGGAAGACCGAACCGAGACCGATGGCGGCACGATCCATGAACACGAATTCGCGCGGCGGCGTCACCGGCCCAAGCTCGCGCAACCGCTTGTGAACCGCGAAGGCTTCCTTGCGGCCATATTCGCCGGGCCGGATGCCGTCGGCGACCGAACGCACCCGGTCGTCCAGCATCGGCGCATAGATGAACCGCGCCCAGACATTCAGCGTGTCGATCAGCTCGGTGGAGAGATTGCGAAAGCCCCAGTTTTCATAGGCCGCCGCCGCGCGGTCGCGGTCGTTCGTTTCGAGCGCCCGGTAAAGCTCGACAACGCCGGCGACGAAACCCGGCGGAAAGACGCGGATGCAGCCATAGTCGAGCAGGTTGATCCCGAAATCCGGCCGCACCGTGTAGTTGCCGAGATGCGGATCGCCGTGAATGACGCCGAAGCGCGAGAACGGCGTCCACCAGGCCGCGAACATCGTTTCGGCAATGGCGTTGCGCACCTCCATCTCGTGGTCGCGAAAGTCGAGCAGCGGCCGGCCGTCGAGCCAGCTCATGGTGAGGAGACGTTTGGTGGAGAGATCCGCATGAACATCCGGCACGGCGACACGCGCGTCGCCGGCAAAGATATGCGCATAGAGGCGCATATGCGCGGCCTCGCGTTCGTAGTCGAGCTCCTCGCGCAATCGCTCGCCGATTTCGGCATACATTTCGCGCGTGTCGATCGCGCTGTCCATGCGGCGATGGATCGAAAAAATGAGCCCAAGCTGCCGGAGGTCGGCATCGACCGCCGATTGCATGTCGGGATATTGGAGCTTCACGGCCAGCAACGTGCCATCGAGCGCTGTCGCGCGGTGTACCTGGCCGAGCGATGCGGCGGCGGCCGCTTCGCGCTCGAAACGCCTGAACCGCGCCTCCCAGCCGGGACCCAGCTCGGCGCGCATCCGCCGCTTGACGAACGGCCAGCCCATCGGCGGCGCCGCCGACTGCAACTCCGCAAGCTCGGCGGCAAACTCGGCCGGCACCGCATCGGGAATGGTCGCGATCATCTGCGCGACCTTCATGATCGGGCCCTTGAGACCGCCCAAGGCCGATTTGAGCTCGCGCGCGGTGCGGTCGTTGAATGTGTTGACGCCGAAGAGCCGGCCCCCCGCGGCCCGCGCCGCAATGCCGCCGACACCGGCACCGACCTGCGCATAGCGGCGGACGCGGCGCCCGAGGCGATTGGCCTCGTCGTCTTTCGGCGGTCCGCCGCGTGGCGGTTTGTCGCTCATTCCATCGCCTCAAGCTCGTCGATGAAGCCGCGGATCACCGAAAGCCCCTTGTCCCAGAACGCAGGATCCGACGCGTCGAGCCCGAACGGCGCCAGCAATTCCTTGTGGCGCAGCGTCCCGCCCGCCTCCAGCATCCGGAGATAGCGCTCGGCAAAGCCTTCCTGCGCCTCCTCGTAAACCGCATAGAGCGAATTCACCAGGCAGTCGCCAAAGGCATAGGCGTAGACATAGAAGGGCGCGTGGATGAAATGCGAGATATAGCACCAATAGGTCTCGTAGCCCTCGCCGAGCCGGATCGCCGGCCCGAGGCTCTCGCCCTGCACGTCGAGCCAGATGCGGCCGATATCATCCGCCGTCAACTCGCCTTCGCGCCGCGCCGTGTGGACCCGCCGCTCGAATGTGTAAAACGCCGTCTGTCGCACAACGGTGTTGAGCATGTCCTCGACCTTGGAGGCGAGCATCACCTTGCGCCGCGCCGCGTCGGGCGCCGACGCCAGAAGCTTGCGGAAAGTCAGCATCTCGCCGAAGACGCTCGCGGTCTCGGCAAGCGTCAGCGGCGTGTCGGCCATCAGTGCGCCCTGCTTTGCCGCCAGCACCTGATGGACACCGTGACCGAGCTCATGCGCCAGCGTCATCACATCGCGCGTCTTGCCTTGATAGTTAAGCAGCACATAGGGATGCGCGCTCGGCACCGTCGGATGCGAGAAGGCGCCGCTGGCCTTGCCGGGGCGCATCGGCGCGTCGATCCAGCCCTGCTCGAAAAACCGTTCGGCAATCGACGCCATTTGCGGCGTGAAGCCGCGATAGGCCTCAAGCACCGTGGCGCGGGCTTGCGTCCACGGAATTGTCGCGTCGTCGGCCTGCGGCAGCGGCGCGTTGCGGTCCCAGTATTCGAGTTTTTCGAGACCGAGCCACTTTGCCTTCATCGCATAGTAGCGATGCGAAAGCGCCGGATAGGAACGCTGCACGGCGCCGGCCAGCGCCGCAACGACTTCGGGCTCGACGCGATTGGCGATGTGTCGCGACTGCGCGATGTCGGTGAAGCCGCGCAGCCGGTCCTCGATCTCCTTGTCCTTGGCAAGCGTGTTGGTGACGAGCGCAAAGAGCGGGATATTCGCCTTGAAGGTCCTGGCAAGCGCCTGCGCCGCCGCCGCGCGCTTCGTCCGGTCCCTGTCGGAAAGGAGATGCAGCGCGCCTTCGAGCGTCAGCGCTTCGCCGTCGACATCGAATGAAAGCCGCGCCATCGTTTCGTCGAACAGCCTGTTCCACGCCGCATGGCCGGTCACGCTCTTCTCGTGAAGCAGCGTTTCAAGCTCATCGGAAAGCTGAAACGGGCGCATCGCCCTGAGGTCGCGCAGCCACGGCCCGTAATGCGCAAGCGCGGGCGTCGCGAGCGCCTGCTCCAGTGCCGCATCTTCCAGCCTGTTGAGTTCAAGCGCGAAGAAGAGCAATCCGGTCGAGATCGTCGTCACGCGCTCCTGCATGTCGCCGTAAAACTTTGCATGAACCGGATTGATGTTGTCCTGCGCGTAGAGAAGCCCGGCAAAGGACATAAGGCGGCCAAGGCGGTCCTCGATCGCTTCATAGGCGCGGACGGCCTCGGCAAGTTGCGGGCCGCCATCCTGCGCCGCGACAATTGCCGCGATCCGGCCCCGATAGCGCGCATTGAACGCCTCGGCCTCGCGCGCCGCCGCCGCCAGATCGGCTTTCACCTCCGGCGCATCGGGGCCCGCATAGAGATCGGCGAGATTCCAGGTCGGCAAGGCAACGGACATCGGGCGGCGTTCCTTCGGGGGAATGAGGGGCGTTGCCATCTATATTGCGCGGGAAGGCCCGGTGTTCAACGCGCGGGGCGCCGATTTGCCCGGCCCACAAAAGAAAAGGGCCCCGGTCTTGCGACCGGGGCCCTGATCTTGTCGATCGTCAGGCTTTAGCAGCCCGCAACAACCGCGCGGCGGTTGAGCGGCTCACGCACGCCGTCGCCCGTCTGCACCGCAAGCTGGGTTTCACCAGCCGAGGTGGCGCTGCAGAGCGACTTGCCCTGCGCCGTCAGCGCATTGGACACCGTGTTGGCACGGCGCTGGCCGAGGGCCTGGTTGTAGGCATTGCTGCCCGACGTATCGGTGTGACCGACAACCGAGAGCGAACCGGACGTCTCGGCGACGATCTGATCGATCACCGACTGCGCTTCCGGCGTCAGGTTGTACTTGTCGAAACCGAAATAGATGGTCCACGGACCCGCGGCCTGCAGGGCGCAAGCGGTCAGGGCTTCGTAGAACGCGGCCTTTTCGGCTTCCACGCGATCCGGCTGCACAGGGCCGCCGGGGCCACCGAAATAAGAACCGCCGACGCCGAGCTTGTTGTCGCTCGCCTGTTCAACCCAGCCATCGTAGTAACGCTGGGCCTTGGCGCAGGCGCAACCGCGCTCGGTCCGGCCGCCATTGTCGAGGGCCGCCATCAGCTTTGCCCGGGCGTCCTGCAGCTCAGGCAGATCGCTCGGAAGAACCCCCATCGTCGAGGGATCGAAAGGAAGAACGGTTTCGCCAGCAGCCGCAGCGCGGCCCTTGGCGACGATCACAGCCGTATCGACCCAGTTGCAGTCGACATAAGCTTCCGAAGTCGCTCTGTCCTGATATTCGCGAGCCAGGCACGCGTTGAAGGAATCGCCCTGAATGTCTTGATGCAGGTACGATTCAGCCGTCCACGTGCCGCAACCAGCCAGCACCAGGAAGGAACCCAACGCTATCAGCCGGGATATCATTTTCATCCCAATCTCCGTCGTTATTTCGCTCTGCCCCCCGACAATACGACGGGTGGCCCGGACCCCACCGGTAAGCCCTCATAAGTTTAATTTCATCGCATGGAAGGCCTTGAACCATCAACCCGAATTGGCGGAATCCGGAAACTTCTGGCGGATGCGTCACATGAGAGCAACACTGTTGCCCCGGGGAATCGGCCGGAATCGTCCAACCGCCTTCCATCTGCCCCGAAAGATCATGGTCTGGCGATTATCAGCCAAAGGATTAAGAGCCCCTTTACCAATCCGCCCCAATATGAGGCAAATGGGCGTTTTTATTGACGCCTTGCGACCGCACACAATTGAGGCCGACATGACCCAGGCGATCCTGATCGTCGACGACGACCCCGCGCAGCGCCGCATTCTGGAGGAGGTGGTTAACCGTGACGGTTACCGCGCAATTCCGGTCGATGGCGGGGCGGCGGCGCTGGAATATCTGGACGGGCCGGCCGGCGCGGACATCTCGCTGGTGATTCTCGACCTGGTGATGCCCGGCATCGACGGCATGGAGGTGCTGAAACGCACCCACCCGGCAAAGCCCAATCTTCCCGTAATCGTGCTCACCGCCCATGGCGGCATCGAGACGGTCGTCAACGTGATGCGCGAAGGCGCCGCCGACTTCGTGGTGAAGCCGGTGAGCCCGGAGCGCCTGCATGTGTCGATGCGCAACGCGCTGAAGGTCAACGCGCTGACCAGCGAAATCGGCCGCCTGCAAAAGCGCCAGACCGGCCGCCTGACCTTCGACGACCTGATCGCCCGCAGCGGCGCGATGGACCAGGTGATCCGCCTCGGCAAACGCGCCGCGCAATCCAACATCCCGATCCTGATCGAAGGCGAGTCGGGCGTCGGCAAGGAACTGATCGCCGCCGCCATCCAGGGCGAAGGCGACCGCGCCGGCAAACCCTTCATCACGGTCAATTGCGGCGCCATCCCCGAAAACCTGGTCGAGAGCATCCTGTTCGGCCACGAAAAGGGCGCCTTCACCGGCGCCTCGGACAAACACGCCGGCAAATTCCAGGAAGCCTCCGGCGGCACGCTCTTCCTCGACGAGATCGGCGAACTGCCGCTCGACATCCAGGTGAAACTGCTGCGCGCCCTCCAGCAAGGCGAGGTCGATCCCGTCGGCTCGAAAAAGCCCGTGAAAGTCGATATCCGATTGATTTCGGCGACGAACCGCGACCTGCTGCAGATGGTCAAGGACGGCGGCTTCCGCGAAGACCTCTATTACCGCCTCAATGTTTTCCCGATCCATGTGCCGCCGCTGCGCGCGCGCAAGGAAGACGTGCCCGACCTCGTCGCGCATTTCGTGCGCCGCCTCGCGGCGGAAGAGGGAAAGGACGTGGTCGGCATATCGCAGACGGCGCTCGACATGCTGTGTGCCTATGACTGGCCGGGCAATGTGCGCCAGATCGAAAACACGGTCTTCCGCGCCATCGTGCTGTGCGACGGCGAAACGCTGCAGGTCTCGGACTTCCCGCAGATCGCCAGCATGGTGAAAGGCTTCGAGGAAGCGGCGATGCCGCGCCCTGCGGCCGAACCGGCCGCCGAATCCATTGCGCACACGGACGACCGGCCGATCGAATTCGTCTCCCGCGCCCACGCAGGCCACGCCGCGCAGACCAACACGCTGGCCGACTTCGCCCGCTCGAACTTCTCCGACGGCATCGCCGTGACGGACGAGGCCGGCAATGTGCGGACGCTGGAGGAAATCGAGGCGGAAATGATCCGCCTCGCCATCGAGAAGTACAAGGGCCACATGACCGAAGTCGCCCGCCGGCTCGGCATCGGCCGCTCGACGCTCTATCGCAAGGTGCGCGACATGGGCCTCGAAGTGCGCGAGAACTGAAAAACTTATCCTTCCGTGAGACAGCGAACGGCGCCGGCGCAATCCGGCGCCGTTTTGCTTTTGGGGGGAAGTTTCGGGGCCCGCGCGCCCGCCCGGAATACCATCCGTCTACGGATGAGAAGGCGTTTTTGACAGTTCGATGACAGCGTTTTCAGCCTGTTTCGACGCCACTGTCACCGAACTGTCAAAAATCTGTCACAAATGGTTTCGGCGGCCTTTACGCACGCCCCGCGCACCCGAAAACCACCCGCCCCCTTGCGGGATAAGTCCAACTTATCCCCGTGTGGCCGGAAAGACATGTGGCAGGAACACATGTGGCTTGTGTGCATCAGCGGGGATAAGTGGCAATTCCTGATTTCATTGAGAAGTTCGGACACAAAATCGACGCCGTTGACGAGGAGATGGTCGCGCTTCGGGCAAATCTAGCTTCCGCCGCTAGTGACCCAGAATAGTCTGCATTCTGGCTTGCAAGGCTTCGGTCAGCGCAGCGCGCCCTTGGTCGTTGTTGAGATAGCGAACATGGCGCAGATACCGAAGGTCGAACGGTATGTCCTGTTCGCTCTGCGTTATAAGGATCACTTCCCGCCCAAGTGTATGGGCGATGCCCGCTTCATAGAACACGTTCGGGTTTCGACCCGAGCAGTCGCATACGACGACTCGGGAACGATCAATTAAGGCAACCACGTCCTGAATAATCGCGGCGTTCTCCCAGATGTCATCGGCGCGCCTGCACCGAAGCCCTGCGGCGTCTGCAGCTTGCCGTATGCTGTCGTAAACCGAGTTGAACCCCGCATCGAAGGGCATCATCGCCGATGCAAGAGCAGGCTCGATGTTTTCATGTTCAGGGATTTGAAAGACCGTTGGGCGCTGCCGACGCGGTCGAATATTGCGGAGCAGAAATCGGTAAAGGTCCACGTCTTTCACAGCCCAATGATTGCGCGAAAACTCAAAATCACGGGGCATGTCGAGTGCCATACGATTCGCGTAGATCATGTTGTTTTGGAGAGGTGGAACCTCAGTATCAAGCGTGTATTCGAATGACACCTCATTGCCCACCACGCGCGCCCTGTTGATCTGGCCAACATAAGACATCTCGTCTCGGATGCCCTCCGGCATGAATAAGCAAGGCAGCGCCCTCAAACGATCCAAAAGCAAGCTCCCGTTCTGCCGAAACTGATTTGCAATGTGATCTTCGGTGTACTCGAAGAACCTGCCGACGGGCATGGCCTCTTGACCGCTAGTCCAGTCAACTGAACGCATAATGAGATTGAACATTATTTCCTCCCTCGATCTTGCCTACTGTATCGGAACAGACGCGAATGGCGGCACACTCGGACGCTGAAGAGGCTATCGCTTCCAATCATCTTCCCAAGACATCAGCGGCATATCGACAACCAGATCCGATTTCGACCCCAGGCGGCGTGCGCGCTCTTCCATATGCACCGCCAATGGCAGGTATATCATTGCTGCGCGCGTGATCTTCAGCAGTCGTACCGCTTTGGAAGCAAAATCGTCACTGGATATGGAGTACCCGATCGAATCTGTACTTGGGTCACGGATAGCGGCTGATGCCCAGCTCTCGTGAACCTGCAGATACTTATGCTCAAGATGGTTGCGGATATTAAAGATTTGCTGAGCGTCTGGGTTAGTGGCGCGCTGAAACCTGTCGTCAAACAAATCTTTTGAAAGCCAAAACAGCCCATGAAGAGGCCAATTCTCGTAGTCCTTGAAGCGGTTATGAAGTTTGGGTTTCTCAACCGTATGGTCGTACCAGACTGATCGGAACCCAACCCGATGCGGCTCCGTCCCGAGCCGCCAGTAGCTGTTGATGAAATAGCCGACCTTGTCGAGGATGGAATAGGCGAGCCGGAAGGCAGCGCGCATCTTTTCAGTTGCCATGGAGAAGCTGGGATAATTGAGAGTGTTGGTGAGACGCACTCGGCGATCAGCGAAGTGTACGTAGTCGCGCGGCTGTCCCTCGTAGAGAAGTAATCGTGCAAAGGCGTATTCTTGCTTCATCTGGCTGTAAAAGCCGATGATCGACGGCATGCCTGCTTCTTCCAAGCCAACGCGGAGCGATGGCAGCATCAGATAGTCGCTCGCCGCGATCGGATGTGGCCCCAGATCGTTCAGAGGGTTAAGGAAGAGCCGATGCCCGAGACACCAGCGGCGGTAGGCCTCCTCCGCCTTGCTGCGCCCCAACCTGGGACTGTCTAGATCCAGATCGCTGGCGATTGCTGCAAGGTCGAGCCGTTCATCGATCTCGCGGGCTCCGGTTCGGAAATGCTCCCTGAATGCAGGGGGATAGTCCGAGTCCCAAAGCGCTCCTTTCGCTGTGGCCGAAACAAAAGCGCGGTGCGCCGCAAGCAGCAGCACTTCGCGGTCATAGCCATCTTCCGATGCTAGCCCGTAATATTTCAGGCCGTCGCCGCGGCTACCATGGGCCATGGCAAAATTAGGCAAGATATCGAGTGCACGATCCCAGAGCTCTATAGCCTCGATGAACCTGCCGACCTCGTTGAACTGGATTCCCAGGTTCGTAAGAATCTGACAGCGGCGAATCTCATTGAG contains these protein-coding regions:
- a CDS encoding AarF/ABC1/UbiB kinase family protein, producing MSDKPPRGGPPKDDEANRLGRRVRRYAQVGAGVGGIAARAAGGRLFGVNTFNDRTARELKSALGGLKGPIMKVAQMIATIPDAVPAEFAAELAELQSAAPPMGWPFVKRRMRAELGPGWEARFRRFEREAAAAASLGQVHRATALDGTLLAVKLQYPDMQSAVDADLRQLGLIFSIHRRMDSAIDTREMYAEIGERLREELDYEREAAHMRLYAHIFAGDARVAVPDVHADLSTKRLLTMSWLDGRPLLDFRDHEMEVRNAIAETMFAAWWTPFSRFGVIHGDPHLGNYTVRPDFGINLLDYGCIRVFPPGFVAGVVELYRALETNDRDRAAAAYENWGFRNLSTELIDTLNVWARFIYAPMLDDRVRSVADGIRPGEYGRKEAFAVHKRLRELGPVTPPREFVFMDRAAIGLGSVFLHLGAELNFHRLFNAAIEAFDTAALDKRQSAALKKAGVPLAA
- a CDS encoding M3 family oligoendopeptidase; translation: MSVALPTWNLADLYAGPDAPEVKADLAAAAREAEAFNARYRGRIAAIVAAQDGGPQLAEAVRAYEAIEDRLGRLMSFAGLLYAQDNINPVHAKFYGDMQERVTTISTGLLFFALELNRLEDAALEQALATPALAHYGPWLRDLRAMRPFQLSDELETLLHEKSVTGHAAWNRLFDETMARLSFDVDGEALTLEGALHLLSDRDRTKRAAAAQALARTFKANIPLFALVTNTLAKDKEIEDRLRGFTDIAQSRHIANRVEPEVVAALAGAVQRSYPALSHRYYAMKAKWLGLEKLEYWDRNAPLPQADDATIPWTQARATVLEAYRGFTPQMASIAERFFEQGWIDAPMRPGKASGAFSHPTVPSAHPYVLLNYQGKTRDVMTLAHELGHGVHQVLAAKQGALMADTPLTLAETASVFGEMLTFRKLLASAPDAARRKVMLASKVEDMLNTVVRQTAFYTFERRVHTARREGELTADDIGRIWLDVQGESLGPAIRLGEGYETYWCYISHFIHAPFYVYAYAFGDCLVNSLYAVYEEAQEGFAERYLRMLEAGGTLRHKELLAPFGLDASDPAFWDKGLSVIRGFIDELEAME
- a CDS encoding OmpA family protein, translated to MKMISRLIALGSFLVLAGCGTWTAESYLHQDIQGDSFNACLAREYQDRATSEAYVDCNWVDTAVIVAKGRAAAAGETVLPFDPSTMGVLPSDLPELQDARAKLMAALDNGGRTERGCACAKAQRYYDGWVEQASDNKLGVGGSYFGGPGGPVQPDRVEAEKAAFYEALTACALQAAGPWTIYFGFDKYNLTPEAQSVIDQIVAETSGSLSVVGHTDTSGSNAYNQALGQRRANTVSNALTAQGKSLCSATSAGETQLAVQTGDGVREPLNRRAVVAGC
- a CDS encoding sigma-54 dependent transcriptional regulator gives rise to the protein MTQAILIVDDDPAQRRILEEVVNRDGYRAIPVDGGAAALEYLDGPAGADISLVILDLVMPGIDGMEVLKRTHPAKPNLPVIVLTAHGGIETVVNVMREGAADFVVKPVSPERLHVSMRNALKVNALTSEIGRLQKRQTGRLTFDDLIARSGAMDQVIRLGKRAAQSNIPILIEGESGVGKELIAAAIQGEGDRAGKPFITVNCGAIPENLVESILFGHEKGAFTGASDKHAGKFQEASGGTLFLDEIGELPLDIQVKLLRALQQGEVDPVGSKKPVKVDIRLISATNRDLLQMVKDGGFREDLYYRLNVFPIHVPPLRARKEDVPDLVAHFVRRLAAEEGKDVVGISQTALDMLCAYDWPGNVRQIENTVFRAIVLCDGETLQVSDFPQIASMVKGFEEAAMPRPAAEPAAESIAHTDDRPIEFVSRAHAGHAAQTNTLADFARSNFSDGIAVTDEAGNVRTLEEIEAEMIRLAIEKYKGHMTEVARRLGIGRSTLYRKVRDMGLEVREN
- a CDS encoding LA2681 family HEPN domain-containing protein encodes the protein MSRYSHDTDIGELIRAPTHTLSDGDAINCVARLIDLSTEVRSEAGIKRAFGMLKEINRRSLTPAQQATLHYFRANAWGAKRVIEAKVEPRQWEQPDRQQQILALFMAKNHDGFASLNEIRRCQILTNLGIQFNEVGRFIEAIELWDRALDILPNFAMAHGSRGDGLKYYGLASEDGYDREVLLLAAHRAFVSATAKGALWDSDYPPAFREHFRTGAREIDERLDLAAIASDLDLDSPRLGRSKAEEAYRRWCLGHRLFLNPLNDLGPHPIAASDYLMLPSLRVGLEEAGMPSIIGFYSQMKQEYAFARLLLYEGQPRDYVHFADRRVRLTNTLNYPSFSMATEKMRAAFRLAYSILDKVGYFINSYWRLGTEPHRVGFRSVWYDHTVEKPKLHNRFKDYENWPLHGLFWLSKDLFDDRFQRATNPDAQQIFNIRNHLEHKYLQVHESWASAAIRDPSTDSIGYSISSDDFASKAVRLLKITRAAMIYLPLAVHMEERARRLGSKSDLVVDMPLMSWEDDWKR